In Lentilitoribacter sp. Alg239-R112, the following proteins share a genomic window:
- a CDS encoding CPBP family intramembrane glutamic endopeptidase: protein MSANMKHIILLFILGFIGVLSALPLISQLLALQPAPPPLSIEIIQVISVAQSSVLLLLMVWLGSVFSPKTRLTSPVISAIIRSEDAIAALKPQILPALIGGIIGGVFIVIFLGILSGSLPADFLSAGEKLKLPWYTRILYGGITEELLIRWGLMSFIAWGAYRITQKNGADIAPHNYVLAIIISSLIFGLGHLPVASALTTTLTAPLITYIILGNAAFGIIAGYLYWKRGLECAMGAHMIAHLTMMMGEGFM, encoded by the coding sequence ATGAGCGCGAATATGAAACATATCATCTTGCTATTTATTTTGGGATTTATCGGGGTTTTGTCGGCACTCCCCCTCATCTCACAACTGCTAGCGCTTCAACCAGCTCCGCCGCCGCTATCTATTGAGATAATTCAAGTTATATCCGTTGCGCAATCGTCCGTATTGCTGCTGCTTATGGTTTGGCTTGGTTCTGTTTTTTCCCCAAAAACCCGCCTGACCTCGCCCGTCATTTCTGCTATCATTCGCTCGGAAGACGCAATTGCAGCACTAAAACCACAAATCCTGCCTGCACTTATTGGCGGCATTATTGGTGGTGTGTTTATTGTTATCTTCCTTGGCATATTATCAGGCTCCCTACCCGCAGATTTTCTCAGCGCTGGCGAAAAGCTCAAATTGCCTTGGTACACTAGAATATTATATGGCGGCATTACCGAGGAACTGCTTATCCGCTGGGGACTGATGTCATTTATTGCGTGGGGCGCATATCGCATAACGCAAAAGAACGGTGCAGATATTGCCCCGCATAACTATGTACTGGCGATCATAATCTCATCGCTGATATTCGGCCTTGGCCATCTGCCTGTTGCATCTGCATTGACGACCACACTCACAGCACCCCTGATTACCTATATTATTTTAGGCAATGCCGCTTTTGGCATTATCGCCGGGTATCTTTATTGGAAACGCGGGCTGGAATGCGCAATGGGTGCACATATGATTGCGCATCTTACTATGATGATGGGTGAAGGTTTTATGTGA
- a CDS encoding substrate-binding domain-containing protein, translated as MRARSRKGAPGIIEVAKRSGVSPATVSRFFNEPEIVKGKTRKLIEQAAKDLGYYKARMEGGVHHGFSGTIGLIVPTIDNAIFAELIQAFSSRLLTHDRTMLIAAHGYNPSLEVGIVKSLLDRRIDGVALIGVEHEKAPLEMLAARGVPVLAAWNYRKNSSIPCVGADNFEVGYRAAKHLTKMGHHDIALVFPPTKANDRAEDRLNGVMSALGISPDELAHHRFIQTRYDIGEAKRAIMEILMKERPSAIICGNDVIAQGAVYACQSINIAIPDDISIIGIGDFRGSSHMEPSLTTVRMPAQRIAETAADLLCGGLSVTSKSGITRIKIESELMVRESVRDISMNY; from the coding sequence ATGCGCGCACGGTCGAGGAAAGGTGCCCCAGGCATTATTGAAGTTGCGAAAAGGTCGGGTGTATCACCAGCCACGGTGTCGCGTTTTTTCAATGAACCAGAGATCGTAAAGGGTAAAACCCGCAAGCTGATTGAGCAAGCGGCAAAAGACCTTGGCTATTATAAAGCCCGCATGGAAGGCGGCGTACACCATGGTTTCTCAGGTACAATTGGCTTAATCGTCCCGACAATCGACAATGCAATTTTTGCCGAGTTGATCCAAGCCTTTTCATCGCGGCTGTTAACCCACGACAGAACTATGTTGATTGCAGCTCATGGCTATAACCCATCGCTGGAGGTGGGGATTGTTAAATCGCTCTTAGATCGACGTATTGATGGTGTGGCGCTCATTGGTGTTGAACATGAAAAAGCGCCTCTAGAAATGTTGGCTGCGCGTGGAGTTCCAGTACTGGCTGCATGGAACTATCGTAAAAACTCATCCATCCCTTGTGTGGGTGCAGATAATTTCGAAGTTGGATATAGGGCGGCAAAACACCTGACCAAGATGGGTCATCATGATATCGCCCTAGTATTTCCGCCGACGAAGGCAAATGATCGCGCAGAGGACCGTCTTAATGGTGTCATGTCTGCATTAGGAATTTCGCCTGATGAACTTGCCCATCATCGTTTCATTCAAACACGTTATGATATTGGTGAAGCCAAGCGGGCGATTATGGAAATTCTTATGAAAGAGCGACCATCCGCTATTATTTGTGGCAATGATGTGATTGCGCAAGGTGCTGTTTATGCCTGCCAATCTATCAATATTGCTATTCCAGATGATATTTCGATAATTGGTATCGGCGACTTTAGAGGCTCATCACACATGGAACCGAGTCTAACAACAGTCCGAATGCCAGCGCAACGCATAGCTGAGACCGCTGCGGATTTACTATGTGGCGGTCTATCAGTCACTTCAAAGAGCGGTATCACACGAATTAAAATTGAGTCTGAATTGATGGTAAGAGAATCAGTTCGTGATATCTCAATGAATTATTGA
- a CDS encoding tripartite tricarboxylate transporter permease has product MEFLGYFGGVFEPLSFLLLLVGTIGGLILGATPGLSPTMAVALLIPFTFQLSPTQGLILLGAAYTSTVAGGAVSAILLKIPGAPANIATALDGNEMAKRGEGARALHLSFISSGIGGIIGVLLLVFLTPVLAQWALSFGPSHLFWIAILGVTVIGSLDSKSFVKGLLSGCIGLWLSQIGYDEILGNERFIFTDALTGGIHIIPALIGLFAIPQIMEMLAKGRKKLTIDALEVPKHPISASFKEVVSSKRALTIGTVVGSIIGLIPGVGGQIAGLVAYDQTRNFSPHKKKFGTGHSEGVIAAESANNAMVGPSLVPLLTLSIPGSPTAAVLLGGLLIHGIFPGSDIFDNHPEVIWTFINSMLLGQILMVIFGIYTAAWAAKIAKVPMPIMAAAVTVLALFGSYSVQQSMGDVHIMLVLGLGMWVLEKFGFSAAPLVLGLILGPIAADYFVNGSMIAAAQDGPWVYFFQGPLNLALVALVIASIAYSFWNNMLKASFNNAETSEKGVE; this is encoded by the coding sequence ATGGAGTTTTTGGGATATTTCGGGGGCGTATTTGAGCCTTTGTCATTTTTACTTTTGCTGGTCGGCACAATCGGTGGGTTGATACTTGGCGCAACGCCGGGTCTATCTCCCACTATGGCAGTAGCACTTTTAATCCCCTTCACATTTCAGCTTAGCCCAACCCAAGGCCTTATCCTGCTTGGCGCTGCCTACACGTCGACAGTTGCCGGTGGTGCGGTGAGCGCGATCTTACTCAAAATTCCTGGGGCGCCAGCTAATATTGCCACAGCACTCGACGGTAATGAAATGGCAAAACGCGGAGAAGGCGCGCGCGCGCTTCATTTATCTTTTATTTCCTCCGGTATAGGTGGCATTATTGGGGTGTTACTGCTCGTCTTCCTCACGCCTGTTCTTGCTCAATGGGCACTTAGTTTTGGTCCATCACATCTGTTTTGGATCGCAATATTAGGTGTTACCGTCATTGGTTCGTTGGATTCCAAGAGTTTTGTGAAAGGGCTGTTATCAGGCTGTATTGGCCTTTGGCTTTCACAAATCGGCTATGATGAGATTTTGGGTAATGAGCGCTTCATCTTCACTGACGCACTGACAGGCGGCATCCATATCATCCCAGCCCTCATTGGCCTTTTCGCGATCCCACAAATCATGGAAATGCTGGCCAAGGGCCGTAAAAAACTGACGATTGATGCATTGGAAGTGCCTAAACATCCGATCTCAGCGTCATTTAAAGAAGTAGTCAGCTCAAAACGTGCTTTGACGATTGGCACGGTGGTAGGCTCAATTATCGGGTTAATACCGGGTGTGGGGGGGCAGATTGCGGGTTTGGTCGCTTATGATCAAACTCGCAATTTCTCACCACACAAAAAGAAGTTTGGTACAGGTCATAGTGAAGGCGTGATCGCTGCTGAAAGCGCCAATAACGCGATGGTTGGTCCTTCTCTTGTACCACTGCTTACCCTTTCAATCCCCGGCAGCCCAACGGCTGCGGTGTTGCTCGGCGGGCTTTTGATTCATGGAATTTTTCCTGGATCGGATATTTTTGATAATCATCCAGAAGTAATATGGACCTTTATCAACTCGATGTTGCTTGGCCAAATCCTCATGGTGATCTTTGGTATCTACACTGCCGCGTGGGCAGCCAAAATTGCTAAGGTTCCTATGCCAATTATGGCTGCAGCCGTTACCGTGCTTGCTCTCTTTGGTTCATATTCAGTGCAGCAAAGCATGGGTGATGTGCACATCATGTTGGTGCTAGGTCTTGGAATGTGGGTATTAGAGAAGTTCGGCTTCTCCGCAGCACCCCTAGTACTTGGTCTTATCTTGGGACCAATTGCTGCTGATTACTTTGTCAACGGCTCGATGATTGCAGCAGCACAGGATGGTCCTTGGGTTTATTTCTTCCAAGGTCCGCTCAACCTCGCGCTAGTCGCGCTGGTGATTGCATCCATCGCCTACTCATTCTGGAACAATATGCTGAAAGCTTCGTTCAATAACGCCGAAACTTCGGAGAAGGGTGTAGAATAA
- a CDS encoding tripartite tricarboxylate transporter TctB family protein has protein sequence MTQNRLQHIIPGGLILALALTVAWLSFTQEPAESFLFPRLISSAFVGLAIWNFLRAVLGLAKVGRGISLEVAKNITPGIVLIIIYAFWAAKGLGFYTASTLAFFVLYSLYDPTPLGSVKDWIKRAIVTVAFMLVMYGLFSILLQVQTPRGINF, from the coding sequence ATGACACAAAACCGACTTCAGCATATCATCCCCGGCGGGCTGATCTTAGCGCTTGCCCTGACCGTTGCCTGGCTTAGTTTCACGCAAGAACCGGCAGAAAGCTTTTTGTTCCCGCGTCTCATATCAAGTGCTTTTGTTGGGCTTGCCATATGGAACTTTTTGCGCGCTGTTCTTGGCCTTGCTAAAGTTGGTCGTGGCATTTCGCTGGAAGTAGCAAAAAACATTACACCCGGCATTGTGCTTATTATCATTTATGCGTTTTGGGCCGCCAAAGGGCTTGGTTTTTACACCGCATCCACACTCGCATTCTTTGTTCTTTATTCATTATATGATCCAACGCCATTGGGAAGCGTTAAAGACTGGATCAAAAGAGCAATTGTAACAGTCGCATTCATGCTGGTCATGTATGGGCTATTTTCCATACTGCTACAGGTGCAAACACCTCGCGGTATTAATTTCTAA
- a CDS encoding tripartite tricarboxylate transporter substrate binding protein has product MKTLLKTIMIAAAATTLSSIAIAENFPDRPIGVAVSYGAGGATDFQARIVTMVAGNEDLFGQPMYILNKPGAGGRKGWNWFATDADADGYTLSAYNIPHFIAQSIKGGVKYSADSFEPIANWGADPAVVVVGKDSKFNTMEELVAFAKENPGKTTTSGAGLFVGHHIAALQIEKACECKIAYIPTKGGGAAAMKAVIAGEVMAGVNNLSDAFRAQQAGNVKILGVADLERNEFLPDVPTLKEAGLDVDNSSVNFRGLMAKKGTPPEVIEALAAKVPEMFKHSRVASRMKAGGSPMHIMTRDEVKAMWAKREETLKELLAGL; this is encoded by the coding sequence ATGAAGACTTTACTAAAGACAATAATGATTGCAGCGGCGGCAACGACGCTTTCATCCATAGCTATTGCAGAAAATTTTCCAGATCGTCCAATCGGTGTCGCCGTATCCTACGGTGCTGGTGGTGCGACTGATTTCCAAGCGCGTATCGTCACCATGGTTGCCGGAAACGAAGACCTATTTGGCCAGCCAATGTATATCCTCAATAAACCGGGTGCAGGTGGCCGAAAAGGTTGGAACTGGTTTGCAACAGACGCTGATGCCGATGGTTACACACTTTCCGCTTACAACATTCCTCACTTCATCGCTCAATCTATCAAGGGTGGTGTGAAATACTCAGCGGATTCATTTGAACCTATCGCTAACTGGGGTGCTGATCCTGCCGTTGTAGTTGTGGGTAAAGACAGCAAGTTCAACACAATGGAAGAGCTAGTTGCATTTGCGAAAGAAAATCCGGGGAAAACAACAACATCAGGCGCCGGCCTTTTTGTGGGTCACCACATTGCGGCGCTACAGATTGAAAAAGCTTGCGAATGCAAAATCGCATACATACCAACAAAGGGTGGTGGTGCTGCGGCTATGAAGGCTGTGATCGCGGGAGAAGTAATGGCCGGCGTGAACAATTTGTCCGATGCTTTCCGCGCACAACAAGCAGGCAATGTAAAAATTCTTGGTGTTGCAGATCTTGAGCGGAATGAGTTTTTGCCGGATGTGCCGACATTAAAAGAAGCTGGTCTAGATGTTGATAATTCATCCGTGAACTTCCGTGGTTTGATGGCGAAAAAAGGTACACCACCGGAAGTGATTGAAGCACTTGCGGCAAAAGTGCCTGAGATGTTCAAGCATTCTCGTGTTGCATCGCGCATGAAAGCTGGCGGTTCGCCAATGCACATCATGACACGCGATGAAGTGAAAGCCATGTGGGCTAAGCGCGAAGAGACGCTTAAAGAGCTTCTAGCTGGCCTATAA
- a CDS encoding aldehyde dehydrogenase family protein, with protein MNAIDELASVEAIVASARKAQLDFEKNGSQSRYDMAASAAAWAIMEPTRNKELAELAVQTTGLGNVADKITKNHRKTLGLMRDIIPVKTFGIISDDATSGITEIARPIGVIGAVVPSTNPAATPANNIINALKCGNAIVLSPSPKGVTCCERLLEYIHTEFDKIGEDKNLVQMVSAPGSKEKTQKLLEISDLVVVTGSQNNVKRAYTCGTPAVAVGAGNVTVIIDETADLKSAAAKIAASKTFDNATSCSSENAIVVVDAIFDDFMKELDAAGGRYTQDDQSVVAKLWPDGHLNKDVIAQDADKMLAALDLDNIDTDGAEFVVVETNGIGPSHPLSGEKLSRVLSLYRASDFAEAIEITAKIQTHQGAGHSVGLHSKLDERAHALAIEIPSCRIIVNQAHCFATGGAFNNGMPFSLSMGCGSWGGNSIDDNLHWKHFMQTTKIVREIPNNEPKVGTIFENYWAKVGK; from the coding sequence ATGAATGCCATAGATGAGCTTGCAAGCGTTGAAGCAATTGTCGCAAGCGCACGCAAAGCACAGTTGGACTTCGAGAAAAATGGCTCTCAATCCCGCTATGATATGGCAGCGAGTGCCGCCGCTTGGGCAATTATGGAACCTACTCGCAACAAAGAACTTGCAGAACTTGCTGTCCAAACGACAGGGTTAGGCAATGTGGCAGATAAAATCACAAAAAATCACCGTAAAACCTTGGGGCTCATGCGGGATATTATACCAGTAAAAACATTCGGCATAATCTCCGATGATGCTACGTCCGGCATAACAGAAATTGCACGACCAATCGGCGTGATTGGCGCCGTGGTGCCATCTACTAATCCGGCTGCAACACCTGCAAATAACATTATCAACGCGCTTAAATGCGGTAATGCTATCGTGCTTTCGCCATCACCAAAAGGTGTGACCTGCTGCGAGCGTTTACTCGAATATATCCATACCGAATTTGATAAAATCGGCGAAGATAAAAACCTTGTCCAAATGGTCTCTGCTCCTGGCTCAAAAGAAAAGACACAAAAACTTCTCGAGATTTCCGACTTGGTTGTAGTCACCGGATCACAAAACAATGTCAAACGCGCCTATACATGCGGCACACCAGCCGTGGCCGTTGGCGCGGGCAATGTGACAGTGATCATAGATGAGACTGCAGATCTGAAGTCCGCAGCGGCGAAAATTGCCGCATCAAAAACCTTTGACAATGCCACCTCTTGTTCGTCCGAAAATGCCATAGTTGTTGTAGACGCGATCTTTGATGACTTCATGAAGGAGCTTGATGCAGCAGGTGGGCGCTACACCCAAGATGATCAATCTGTTGTCGCAAAACTTTGGCCAGATGGGCATCTCAATAAAGATGTGATCGCGCAAGATGCAGACAAAATGTTGGCGGCGCTTGATCTTGATAACATCGACACAGATGGAGCAGAATTTGTCGTTGTGGAAACCAATGGCATTGGCCCATCTCATCCGCTTTCAGGTGAAAAACTAAGCCGTGTATTGTCTCTCTATCGTGCGTCCGATTTTGCAGAAGCGATTGAGATTACAGCCAAAATTCAAACTCATCAAGGTGCGGGTCATTCTGTTGGACTTCACAGCAAACTTGACGAGCGCGCCCATGCTTTGGCCATTGAAATTCCATCTTGCCGTATCATCGTCAATCAAGCGCATTGCTTTGCGACGGGTGGTGCATTTAACAACGGCATGCCGTTCTCGCTCTCGATGGGGTGCGGCTCATGGGGTGGTAATTCAATCGATGATAATTTGCATTGGAAGCACTTCATGCAAACGACGAAAATCGTGAGAGAAATCCCGAACAACGAGCCAAAAGTCGGCACTATTTTTGAGAATTATTGGGCAAAGGTCGGCAAGTGA
- a CDS encoding AMP-binding protein — translation MFATNTSPQGTIRTWLNHRANSDGVAFTFPDGEDDLTWSELQSAAISIASDLTTNGVQKGESVAIIYPNCRDAVLAIYGTFYGGFRATMINLVAGNDAISYALEHSEARIAFVHDNALELFEATKTDNLTYLDLNPNANQIDLYDLTTEDDALLMYTSGTTGRPKGVVHSQSSLLAGGWTTAVAHELNAQDRGFCVLPIYHINGLCVSMMGALVSGGSISMCSKFSASRFWQNSEQTKVTWFSVVPTIVSHLLHGKNEPTAETKARIRFGRSASSALAPDVQSAFEHRFGIPIVETMGLTETAAQILSNPLPPATRKIGSPGIAFGNEINIFNTNFEPCEPNIEGEIVVKGPNVMREYLKNPDATRDSFAGDWLRTGDLGRMDEDGYIFVTGRLKELIIKGGENIAPREIDEALYSHPDVVEAAAFSVKCERYGETVEAAVKLSEGSKIDADMLQDICQQKLGNFKRPDKVHIMQDLPKGPSGKIQRAKISALL, via the coding sequence ATGTTTGCAACAAATACGTCGCCTCAAGGCACAATAAGGACCTGGCTTAATCATCGCGCAAATTCTGATGGAGTTGCATTTACCTTCCCTGATGGTGAGGATGATCTAACTTGGTCAGAGCTGCAATCAGCCGCTATTAGCATCGCCTCAGATTTAACTACAAACGGCGTGCAAAAAGGTGAAAGCGTTGCAATCATCTACCCAAATTGCCGTGATGCAGTTTTGGCCATATACGGCACATTCTATGGCGGGTTTCGCGCCACGATGATCAATCTCGTTGCGGGAAATGATGCAATTTCCTATGCACTTGAACATTCAGAAGCGCGCATTGCTTTCGTCCATGATAACGCGTTAGAGCTGTTTGAAGCGACAAAAACAGATAATTTGACATACCTTGATCTCAACCCAAATGCGAACCAGATCGATTTATATGACTTAACGACTGAAGACGATGCTTTGTTGATGTACACATCAGGTACAACAGGCCGCCCAAAAGGCGTGGTGCATAGCCAATCAAGCCTACTTGCTGGTGGTTGGACTACCGCCGTGGCACACGAGCTTAACGCACAGGATCGCGGCTTTTGTGTACTGCCGATATACCACATCAATGGACTATGCGTATCGATGATGGGTGCACTTGTGTCAGGCGGCTCGATCTCAATGTGCTCGAAGTTTTCCGCAAGTCGGTTTTGGCAAAATTCTGAACAAACAAAAGTCACATGGTTTTCAGTTGTGCCAACCATTGTCAGCCATTTATTACATGGTAAAAATGAGCCAACTGCAGAAACTAAAGCCCGCATTCGGTTTGGTCGTTCAGCCTCATCTGCACTCGCACCAGATGTGCAATCGGCATTTGAACACAGATTTGGTATCCCCATTGTTGAGACAATGGGATTAACGGAGACCGCTGCGCAAATCTTATCAAACCCGCTGCCGCCAGCGACGCGCAAAATCGGTTCCCCCGGTATCGCGTTTGGGAATGAGATCAACATCTTCAATACAAATTTTGAACCATGTGAGCCGAATATCGAGGGCGAAATTGTGGTTAAAGGCCCCAATGTTATGCGAGAATATTTGAAAAATCCTGATGCTACGCGAGATAGTTTCGCAGGCGATTGGCTGCGCACAGGTGATTTGGGGCGAATGGATGAAGATGGTTATATTTTCGTGACTGGCCGCCTTAAAGAACTGATCATCAAAGGTGGTGAAAACATCGCACCGCGTGAAATTGATGAAGCGTTGTATAGCCATCCTGATGTAGTAGAAGCCGCTGCTTTTTCGGTTAAATGCGAGCGTTATGGTGAGACAGTGGAAGCAGCAGTCAAGCTCTCAGAAGGTTCAAAAATTGATGCAGATATGTTGCAAGATATCTGTCAACAAAAACTCGGAAATTTTAAACGACCTGATAAAGTACACATTATGCAAGACCTCCCCAAAGGACCATCAGGTAAAATACAGAGAGCAAAAATTAGTGCACTATTATAA
- a CDS encoding IS91 family transposase, producing the protein MSINLEVADIFRSHGSHWRKVNAGHISLGQLKVMSAIKHCRTAELGGHVERCADCSHTIIAYNSCRNRHCPKCQGATARKWLEVQQAYLLDVPYYHVVFILPAAIADIAYQNKSIIYDLLFKVSSQTMLTIAADKKHLGAKIGMTSVLHTWGSALTHHPHIHMIVPGGGINEDGRWISCKPGFFLSVRVLSRLFRRLFLEQLVAAHKAGKLKFFGKHASLSDINAFTDFLKPHQKSDWVIYAKQPFAGPETVLAYLSRYTHRVAISNSRLIKMENSNVTFKYKDYRQSGKERQKLMTLTVHEFIRRFLIHVLPHRFHRIRHTGLFASQSRKASIDHIRRQLHHPNGPSETVEDANNATEKKRNTCPCCGGIMFVIETFEPRQRPKSQQPRYWPPPNWKKA; encoded by the coding sequence ATGTCTATCAATTTGGAGGTTGCGGACATCTTTCGCAGTCATGGTAGCCATTGGCGTAAAGTCAATGCGGGTCATATCAGCCTTGGTCAGTTAAAGGTCATGTCAGCGATTAAACACTGTCGTACGGCAGAACTTGGTGGCCATGTGGAGCGCTGTGCTGATTGTTCTCATACAATTATTGCCTATAATTCCTGCCGCAACAGACATTGTCCCAAGTGTCAGGGTGCCACAGCGCGTAAATGGCTGGAAGTTCAACAAGCATATTTGTTGGATGTGCCCTATTATCATGTTGTCTTCATACTGCCAGCGGCTATAGCCGATATCGCCTACCAGAATAAATCCATCATCTATGATCTGTTATTCAAGGTCTCATCACAAACCATGTTGACCATTGCAGCAGATAAAAAGCATTTGGGTGCAAAGATAGGCATGACATCGGTGCTTCATACATGGGGCAGTGCCTTAACTCACCACCCGCATATACACATGATTGTACCGGGCGGTGGGATCAATGAGGATGGTCGATGGATATCCTGCAAACCTGGCTTCTTTCTATCCGTACGAGTTCTCTCAAGATTGTTCAGACGATTGTTTTTGGAACAACTTGTAGCGGCGCATAAAGCAGGTAAGCTCAAATTCTTTGGCAAGCATGCTAGCCTGTCAGATATCAATGCCTTTACCGATTTCCTCAAACCGCACCAAAAGTCGGATTGGGTTATCTATGCTAAACAACCCTTTGCAGGCCCAGAGACAGTCTTGGCTTATCTATCGCGCTATACCCACAGAGTGGCCATATCCAACAGCCGATTGATTAAGATGGAAAACAGCAATGTCACTTTCAAATACAAGGATTATCGACAAAGTGGAAAAGAGCGACAAAAACTCATGACACTCACTGTACATGAGTTCATCCGCCGCTTTTTAATCCATGTTTTACCACATAGGTTCCATCGCATTCGTCATACTGGTCTGTTTGCAAGTCAATCACGTAAAGCCAGTATCGATCATATCCGCCGACAGTTACACCACCCAAATGGGCCATCAGAAACAGTGGAAGATGCAAATAACGCAACAGAAAAAAAGCGAAATACATGCCCTTGTTGTGGAGGGATCATGTTCGTTATTGAAACTTTTGAACCTAGACAAAGACCAAAATCCCAACAACCAAGATATTGGCCGCCGCCAAATTGGAAAAAAGCATGA
- a CDS encoding tyrosine-type recombinase/integrase, with amino-acid sequence MRTNITEPSIAVNPTIDPKVSPLRQRMVEDMQLRSFVEKTRTDYLRCVEQLAVFLGCSPDNANNEDLRKYHLHMAKNGSSPTKINATMSALRFLFVTVLGRDDAVKVLPFVSQPRKLPVILSPEEVVRFLEAAPNLKYKAALSIAYGAGLRASEVLSLKPTDIDSTRMLIRVEQDKGRKDRYVMLSPHLLILLRDYWKAYKPNNGLNGGWLFPGRVLGSPLTTRQLNRSCHAAAHMAEINKRVSLHTLRHLFATHLLEQDIDIRVIQALLGYAKLDTTALYTQVATQTIGSVMSPLDRITASGHLDGIST; translated from the coding sequence ATGCGTACCAATATCACAGAACCAAGTATTGCAGTTAACCCAACAATTGATCCCAAAGTCAGCCCACTTCGTCAGCGAATGGTAGAGGACATGCAATTGCGTTCATTTGTTGAGAAGACGCGAACAGATTATCTGCGTTGTGTAGAACAGTTGGCGGTGTTTTTAGGATGTTCCCCAGATAATGCCAATAATGAAGATCTGCGCAAGTATCATCTTCATATGGCCAAGAATGGTTCGTCTCCGACAAAGATCAATGCAACAATGTCAGCCTTGCGGTTTTTGTTTGTCACAGTGCTTGGACGCGATGATGCTGTGAAGGTACTGCCATTTGTTTCTCAGCCAAGAAAGTTACCTGTAATTTTAAGCCCAGAAGAAGTCGTGCGTTTTTTAGAAGCAGCTCCCAATCTAAAATACAAAGCAGCATTATCAATTGCCTATGGCGCTGGTCTTCGAGCATCTGAAGTTCTTTCATTAAAGCCAACAGATATTGATAGCACCCGCATGCTTATCCGCGTTGAACAGGACAAAGGACGTAAAGATCGATATGTAATGCTTTCACCACACTTGCTGATATTGCTGCGCGATTACTGGAAGGCTTACAAACCAAACAATGGTTTGAACGGAGGATGGTTGTTTCCCGGCCGTGTTTTAGGTTCACCCCTAACAACAAGACAATTAAACCGCTCTTGTCATGCCGCAGCTCATATGGCCGAGATCAACAAGCGTGTTTCACTGCATACACTCAGACATTTATTTGCAACGCATTTATTGGAACAGGATATCGATATTCGTGTTATTCAGGCTCTACTCGGTTATGCAAAGCTGGATACAACAGCGCTCTATACGCAAGTGGCCACACAAACCATTGGTTCGGTTATGAGCCCGCTAGACAGGATTACAGCATCCGGCCATCTAGATGGAATATCGACCTAA